CATTTAAGATATGTAACGTATATTTGactgattttttcaaaaataaacatttaataTACAAGTAAATAAATCATATTCAAGTCAAaacacaattattattatttgccaAAATAATATTCAAGGACATGACCATATTTATTATGTGCATATCCAAATATAACTAATTTTTCAAGAACAATCAATTTTTCTTGTTTAGTTGATGCTTTAAAGTACATTTACTACCTTATGGTGGTCTTGTTATATTTAATACCAACAGAAAATTTCATTAATATCTAATTACTACTACTAATACAGTGTATACATTGTTTAAGACTAATGAGattgataattattttacttatgttaatgaatgatgatttatgcatgatataaataaattattacagTGAAAACTATAAATGTAATAGTATAAACATCTTTAATTAGGATATTAACAATTGCAAgaacttttacttgaaaattaaaaaaatatttttttattttttaataatccAATAACCCAAAATTGCagaaacaagaaaaatgtgCAGTCACTTTCAAGCAagtatattttctataaataacaCCATCATAGATTTACAAAAGGATCTATCTACATTGCTCCTCCAACTCCGTAATGATATGTTAGGTAACTTTCAATATATGAAAAAAGGTACTACTACaaatatcatatataaataGGGACATATTCTCAAAGGCgaaatacataaacaaactcttaaatttattaataaaatttatttaaatattcaaacttAGGATATGTCGATTGAGTACTTGAATATGTAATAAGGTGTATGTGTTAGATACTTTCagttcaaatttttgaaaagttacataattaaattatctacttaaaatatgttatatttttaattatacgTATCAATCTCAATAAATCGTAAAATCTTGGGTGTGTTTCAATTATAAAATGAACGTATGTAATTAAAGGATGTGACAACATGATGAACATTTGAAAACactgatataatttttttctaaaatttgaattgaaagtATTCGCTTTCTTATATATTTACTTGCTACATCAAAACATATATTGCATTTGAAAATCTAATAAATTTATTGACAAATTTAAAAGGCCGTTGATATATTTCTCTAATTTTTAATTAGATTAGATTATTcctaaaacaacaataataatactttctctattttaatttattcgtCTTATATTTTATTCGACATACCTAAAGTCACAAGACTAAAAGTGTATTATaatattacaaaatttaaatatttttcttaaatttcgtgtcaagtcgcgaaaaataaaagttttcaTCAAATGCCTCAGAGAACACTTGATGGGGgctataatgaaaaaatatagagagagagaagaaaaaggaagtAAGTTTAAAGTATctgaagaaaaatataatattatttatttagaattaaaaaatttgtaGAGAGAGAAATGACAGAAACATATATAAACATGAGATTACAAGAATGGTTCAACAGATTCTGTTTAATCTCTCTTCTCAGTCTCCTATTCTTCTCATTCAAGAATCAAAGAGAAGTGTGATGAAAAGTGTGAAGAGAGAGAATGGGACAACCATTCAGACCTCCACGTGTCATCATCTCAGTGGCAATGTCCTTTGGCTCGCTTCCCACAAACCTACCCCACCCCCCCTAAGAAACAGACCCCCCTAACCCCCCGTCCCCCCTCCTTTGGCCTGCCATGTCAGTGTTTGGTGTTTGTGTTGAGCTGTGTGTGTTGTGATGTGTAACCCCCAAAGTCCTATAACCCCGGTGAATCCGTATTTGGAtgcactctctctctctctctctaaaaccttttctctctatttatatCTTTTGTCTGCCTTCTACCGCttgctttctctctctctctctctctttcttgtaTACCTCATACCCTAAATTGGGTTACTCCCCTTTTACCCTTTTCTTACTTTGTTGTTCTTGATTCAGCTGAGATATATataaagattggatttttatcTGTTTTGATCTGCAGGTATGTGTTAATCTTTATCTGGGTTGGTgtcattttgaaaaaagaatggGACTTGCTAagttttttatgttaaatttttaatttgagCTGATTTATGTGTGTTTTGTTGCTTAGTTTGATGTGGGTGTTGCTTGATTGGTGGGAATGTTGTGTGTTTTAGCTTGATTTTGTTGTAAAGGTTTGATCTTTAGGTGATTTGAATTGTGTGTTGGCGGTGCTAATTGAAATGGTAGAGGGGTTTTGAAAGGGTTATGATCATTGACGGTTTAATTCAGCTGTGCATGCATGTGATGGTTTTGTTTTCTGTATAACACATGCTTGTTCTGCTGGATTGATAAAGAGGAAAAATGTGGCTTGGATTATTTGAATGGCTTCAgtattcatcaaaattatttgaatggCTTTAGTAAGTCTCTACTGACCTGAGCATTAGCGTTGCTAGTTGCTACTTGATTCTAAGGTCTGTTGAAATAGAAATTAACGATTCTTTAATTGTGATTGTCCTTATCTGGTTGAAGTTTAATTTAGGTTTTAGCGATTCTTTAATTGTGATTGTTGCTGTTTTCCTTATCTGGTTGAATCTTAATTTAGGTTTTAGCGATTCTTTAATTGCAGTTGTGCTGTTTTCCCTATCCGGTTGAATTTTAGCTCAGGTTTTAGTGCCTTATAAATTTCTAAATGAAACACATACATCTATGTTGGAAATGAAATGCAACTGTGTTATTTTCCTTATCTGGTTGAATTTTAACTCGGATTTTAGTGCCATATAAATTTCTAAATGAAATGCCTACATCTATGTTGGAAGTGAAGAACATGGTATAATTTCCCCTAACCTGCCTTACTATGGCGTAAGCCTGTTAATTAGATTCTGTTTGAGGGCTTGGTTTTAAATCATCTCCCcatatatatatgtgaaatagattgttgtgttgttgtggAAGTTGGTGCTTTAAATCATAGGTGTGAAACAGATTGTTGTGGAAGTTGGTGTTTTCCAAGTAATAGTGATGTACTTGCATTTCTGATAATCTAAACTgtcctttaattaattaagttcggTTTCTTTATATACCTTCAATCTTGATTCATGAACCGTGTTGAACCTACGAAGTTATACTTTCATAATCCACTAGCTGCATCTTCAATTTATGATTTCAGCTACTTGTCTCGTTTTATCCTAGTTTGGAAAATTTCTGGAAGTGATGCTTACCTTTTTTGTTAAATTAGTCAAGGTAGTGTATTCATGTCTGTTTATTTGGATGCATATTTTTTTGCTAAACCAATCCTACTATATTAAAAGTATACCTCGTTGCTACTTAGTCCTAGTGTTCATTTTTAGATTAGCCAATTATCTTCCTTTGGCTGATgctaacttcgttttaaggttTATTTGTAGTGTTTCTCTAGAAATTATTAGGTCAGTGTTGGTCTCTGTAGGGTCAATTCATGTTTAGTGTTCCCAATGTTATTATTTCTTGTGTTCTTTTCCACCATTTAATTTTGTTGTAGCTTTCATCTTTCTTACACATTAATTATGATGAGTTTCATGGATCTAGTTTCAACATTCTACTTTGCATCCTCAATTACATGCTCGATTACGCAACGCTAGGTATTCACAAGCTAGTATCatgttcataaaaaaaatgatcatcTACAACGAAAACAATGTTTGATACTCGTTCAGTGAATGAAGATTTAATCAGCTAACTAAGTTGTCATCTATGTGAATGCATTAGAAATCTCCAGCACACTATGATGTGTTCATCCTAAGAAAGTGGCTTTTCCATTTGTTTTATAGTTAAGAGCGTCAAAGATGCCTCTAAAAAAAACGAAGGGAAAAAGTAGAAGCGAGATCGAAGGTTAGGGAGCTATGTTGTAATGtagattaaaattttaagttttttcctATTTGAATAGCCTACTATGTTTTCTGTCCATGCAGTATGCTCAAATCTTCTTTCTTTACCTTTATTTCCGGAAGGTGTTCTAGTTTTTCCCTTCAGGTTCATGTCTAATGCTCTTAGAAACAAACTTTTGCAGGCATATGTGATCAGTTTGATGCCTGAAGGTCCTGATTTTCTGGCTTGAGATGTACAATCCTGTATGCAATGATGAAAGAAAACGGTTCACCGTCCAGTAAAATGCTTAACAGAAACTGGGTCTTAAAACGCAAGCGTCGAAAACTTCCATCTGGTCCTGATGTGTCAAATGGCAAAGAAAAGGCTTCAAAACCCTTGGATTTACCCTCGAGTGACTCACCCAAATGTCGAGTGAAAAACGAAATCACTTCAAGTCGTTCTTCTAGCaagaagaaaggaaatgatGGGGTTAGTATATTcattatgtttttctttatttcttttccaaTTTATGGCAGTAAAACTACATGGTAAACAAGACTTGAACTGTAGTTTAGGAGGAAGATTTCCCTTACTTCTTGATCAAGAGACCAACATGCATCTTTAGTTTGGTATTCTTAAAGTTTTTGGTTGTCCTTGCTTTTCTCTTTTTGGTTAATTCTTTATGAGTACGTTACCTCTAAGCTCTCGCTGTTAGGTTTGCTATCAACTTGCCAGAATTGTCTGACCAAAAAAGCTATTTGAGATTTATTGCCTTGCTGTGTGATTTACGTACTGTGTGATTTACGTATTTTCCACGACCTTTATCGCTTCTATACATTTGCCTTTTCAAAATGCTTCTGACTCTTGTTTCCATCTGCTTTCATCCAGTACTATTATGAATGTGTTGTTTGTGATCTTGGTGGAAATTTGCTTTGCTGTGAAAGCTGTCCGCGTACATACCATATTCAGTGTCTGGATCCTCCTCTTAAGGTATACTGATAGTTGCTTTATTTAAAACTGGATTGACGATTTTCATTTAAACCTTTCATGTTGTAGTTTGGGTTTCCCTTTCCAATTTATCCTATCCAGTTTACTTTTGTTACTGACatttttttttccctatataGCGTATACCAACTGGAAAGTGGGAATGTCCAACATGTTATCAGAAGAACGATACACACGAGTCTGTTAATCCTCTAGATATGGTCTCGAAACGGGCAAGGACAAAAGTTACAGGTGGAAAAGCAAAGAATGAAAATAAGCCATCGGGAATCTCCAAGGTATCCCTGATTTTTGAAAGCTCCATTCCTGGTAAGAAAAGATCCTCGGGAAAAGAAAGAACTCCTTTATCACACCTCAGTCAAATGGAGAAGCTGGGTAATTTCTCCAATGATGTTCCTTGTGACATTGAACCAAGTGACCATTCCCGGGATGGTGCTGCGGATGGTAGTTCATTGCACATAGGTGTTGATAAAGAAAAGGAGGTGCCTCCAGCAGATACTCCAGTGGAGAAGGAAGTGCCTCCTTCAGATACTACAGCTGAGAAGGGGGTGCCTTCTGCAGATACTCCATTGGAGAAGCCGAGCTCTTCAATGAATGATGCAACACCCTTTTTGAATATGACAGATTCAAAGACAAATGACAAAGCCTCAGAAAAGAAGCCTGACTTGCCTTCTAGTgatagatctccagttggtgaACCTGTAGCTGTTTCGGAGGCCGCTTCTAGGAAAGACAGGAAAAGGAAGCCTAATTTTTACAACATTGACAGTCAGAACAAATCTAGGACTGACAAGGGAAAGCGAGTTGCTGATAATACTAAAAAGTCTGGTTCAAAGCCAAGCAAATTGCAAAAAAAGCGTAAGCGTGTTAATCATCAGCCTTCAGTGTCTGCGTCAAATAGGGATGGGAGAGATACTGTTGAAACCCAACTTAAAGATGAGGTATAATCCCTATGTTTTGTATTCTTTCTcaaatctgttttttttttgattcgTAGATTTCATTTTTTGATAAGGTAGGATATCTTAGTAATTGAAGTCATGCAGAGGATGTAGTATTACAAAAGTAGGAGGCTTGGTCCCTACACAATAATAACATTTACACAAATTAATAAGACATCTAGCTCCTAGGGATGAATCTGAGGTTCCTTCAAATATCTCAGATTTCTGTAATGTCCATGTTGACAATATACAACTAGGAGTCTAGGAATGGTTTGCCACATATTTCTTCTTGATTTTTGCCCCTTCCAACTATACCAGCTGATTAAGCCATCCTTCATGCTACGTGGCATAAACCACGATAGCCCATAAATATTTAGGAACATGTCCCATAGATTTCTGGCAACAATGCAACGTAAGAACAAATGTCTAATATCCTCAACTTCAAAGTTGCACATGAAACACCTATTACATGGATCAAAACCTTTTTCATCAGTTTTGCTCGATAGATTTTAGTGTTGTTTTTTCTTTAGtgataaaaaatttcaatctGTTGGTTGGGGAAAGAAAACATAAGTTAGCCTTGAGTGAGTTCTTCCAAGCTAAACATTTCTACAAGTAAATCTTTTACCATGATGTTGAAGAGGTGCAACATTAACAACAATATACCTTGTGTAATCCCAGATAGTGGGATCTTGGGAAGGGTAAAGTGTACGCAAACTGTACCCCTACcttggaggtagagaggctttTTTTGATAGACCCTCAATTTAAAATaggaatttttaaaattaatttaaagttatttatATGGTGTCAAAATAAGGAATGATATAATCAATAGAATTTTAGTTGATTTAGAAGTCCTAAATATGAGGAAAATAAGTAAATGACTATCCAATGTGAAATCTATTTTAAAGGAGAAAAAGGGCGAACAAAATTTCGTTAAGCAGTCTCACTGCATGCATGTCGTACGTGTACCTTATCTATGGagtagactttttttttttaaatgcacaaatattattttacaaattattttttagttatgtaATAAAAGTTAAAGAATAATGTGTAAATATATGAAAAGGATGATTGTCGATCCTATTTAGCTTactcaataaagaaagaaattcaATCCCATCTTCAGAAATTTTAAGTCCGATGTTAGGCTTGACAGTCCTCAACTTTCAAATCCAAAATCCTGAATTTTAGTATCaccaaattaattataattatgattttatccAACATGAAATGTACTTAATAATAGGTAGAAAAGTAAATCAACATTTCATGTTAgaaatttctctttttattataGTGTAGATATAtggtaaaatttaattaattgaattcaaaattctaaatattagACAATTTTAAAtgctaaaataatattttaacaaaAGTTTATCTGTTAAAAGGAATAAAATAGTTTTTGGGCCCTTGTTCTTTTAAAGGTGCAAATACCCGTCTatcaaaaaaccaaaaattagTCTGAACATAGATTCTTAAATCACATTCCatcaaaattatgataaaatttaGTTAATCGAAtgcaaaattctaaatattagATGGAGTCTTAaattgtaatataattttttacaaaaGTTTATTTCTCCTGAATCTGGTCTAGTGTTAAAATTTTTTAGAtgcttttcatttaaaattgaaaaaagatattcaaaGGAATTTAGCTTGAGTATTAATTTCAGTATCTAAATCTTCATGTCCCAAAACAGGCATGCAATAGTGGGGATGTCCTCAGTTTATTTtgtctcctttttttttttaggtaagATATGAATGCTTAAATATTGTGATAACCTACTTTCAGGAGAGGAGACTGTAGTCACGTAATAAGGCCTTCAATATTGTGGGGCCTGGAGGCTAATATCCATAGAGGGATCAAACCATTATGTTGACCATCTTGTCTAGTTAATTGATAGTATTAATCTGCTTGTGTTTGTTCTTTGATATTGATTGTGCTGTTCTGGGCCTGCCATCAGCTTTTTATAACTGAGGCAGATATGGGAGCTATCTGCTTTGGGTGCATGCTCAAAAGAATTAACTTCTTGGATAAGGAAGGCCTTGGGGGGATGCTTTCTGTGTTTGGctcaaataaggaaaaattgCGTAATAAAACCATAAGATTTGTGGTATAATTGTCAAAACATTGAGAGGGAAGGTATGATGGCGTAAGGCATTGGTGCAGAGGTATTCAAGGTGGTTAACTCAATAATGGATTGCTCTGAACTTTGTAAAAACAAAAGCCTTTATCCCTATATCTTTTCAATTAATTCCACTCCACGTAACACTTACCATTTCAATAAACCCTACTTTATGTAATACTTGCCATTTCTACCCCGAAGGGTGTGACTTAGTGGTTAATGATGTGGGTTGTGAACCTTCAGATTTTAGAGATTACATTTGATGACTTATTCAAGAGAAAAATATCATCAtccctaaaattaataaagtcaCTAACATAAGAAATAAGACTGTAGTTCATTACCTCCGGGAAAACTTTAGGTGTTGTAGGAATATCAAGAAGGTGAATAAACCAATTATACATACCATACCTGGTCTGATGTAGCAAAAGAATAACATCACCTCGTTTTTCCTTGCTCATTGGTGCTAGATTACAACTGCCTTGTTGGACTTCTTGTCATGAGTTTTACCTTGGACCTGCCCAAAATAATTCTCTTTACCTTTATCCTTCTCATCAACATGCACTTGATACGTGGGACATGTAGTTTCGCCAACCTTAGATTAAGTTCACCCAATGATGGATCTCCAATGCAAACTTTCCCATGAGTACCTACAAAAGAGTCAAAACTGTAAAAGAAGTAGGAATATGTTAAAGTTAGAATAAGAAATAACCTCACTCAAGCTTGcttgtttttctttctctaCATCACGACCACCCCTCTTCTTTACTCTCATAGtcatctctcttcttttttttatctcGATCTCACTCTTTTTCTCACTTGACATCCCATTCTCTTCACACAACACAACCTCTCCTTTTGCCTCTCTTGGGATGCCAACATGCACTCCCGTATTCCTCTCAATCTTTGCTCTCTCATCATCATCTATCCTCCCTCTAATTTTCTTGGTATCCTTATCCTTGGTATCCTTATCGAATTGATATGGAGTCAAAGATGCTTGAACAAATATCTCCCTATTCATCTTGAgagagtatttatttttttctatgttgTATGATGCTCCACTATTAGCACACCATGGTTTTCCCAATAAGATATGACAATTATACATGAGAACACCATCACACCAAACCTCATCCTCATAACTTCCAAGACTGAACGACAATAACACCCtttcatttagttttaaaaatataacacccTTTCATTTATCTTTACTCCTTTCCGCACGTAGGGTGAAATAAGCTCAATCTCTCAACCATGTAAGTGCTAATTAACTTATAGCCAGATTCTTTGTCAATTATCATGGTACATAACATAGACATCActttaacttgaaaaataacTCTACCTTGGTCCTCCTCATCTTCgtcaagttgtacattcattcAGTTTGTCCTCCTTCACTCAACTATGGTGGCATCTATTGCATCAAGTCGGACTATAATTATTCTGAGCACGTCAGCTAAGTTGTTGTCGtttcaagttccaagttcagTTTCTTTACCTCTTCAAGATATCtcaagaaaatacaaaagaaacaggTTTCTCTCAGTTTGGATTTTCCCTCCTCTTTATAGATCTCTCTCTTTACCTTTTTCCACTCGAATTACTACCTTTGGCTGAATCCTGTAGGATTTATGTATAAACCCTACTAGTAACAACCCTTTAGAGGTAAAATGTAGAAAGAAAACGAATTTACCAACACTCGAAGAATTGGGTTTGATGAGACGAAAAAAAAGACCAATTTGTGTAacaagaaattttttgaaattttcccCTCTTGGTTTTCCTCTTTGAACTGAGAATCAAAATTAGTTTTCCTCTTTTTAGGATGACTAGTCTATGAAGGGATTCTGAACATGTAAGAAAGTGTGGGGCCAAAATTCCTAAGTGATGGATGGGTTCATTGTTTGGAGGAAATGGCGTTCTACTTCGGGACTTCCTAAGATGATCATCCAGATTTTGGATAATGTTTTGTGAGGACTCAAGATTAATATCTGTACAACAGACGAGGAAGTATTGTCTAATGTTATTCTTCTGGAAGGGAAGTCTTTCGAATAAAGAATAGAAGTTGCTTGTCGACATTAGTATATACAATGATGTGGCATGTTTCTTAAATTAGAAAATCAGAAACGATTTCTCTATATTGTGGATTAGCTGATTctttttaaagtgtgaaattctttgctttatttatttcttctacATGGTGACAGATATTTGCTTCTTCTGGGGTTTGTTTGATGTAAATGTTCATGTCCACTTTTTGCATGTGATCAAATTTCTATATTGGAAAAAAGAACCTTTTCAAAAGAGGAAGTAGTAATAACCTGATGGAAAAATTACTGCATCTCAGCTCCCTATACGTACGGAATTATCAGCAGCAGTTCTTGATTTCTTCAGTTGTACAGTTTTGCTTCTATTTGAGTTTAATAGAACTTTGTGCTTATTCTAAACAAGGAGGGAAAAAATGAAGCTTTGTACTTCATTATGAATTCCTGCTTAATACTAGTAGTTCTATTTTTGGTATAAAAACAGCTTTACTCTAGCTTgtaaaaaaatagtttgtttGAAGGGCGTGGGAATTATATGAATTAGGAACTAAATTGGAAaggccaaaaaagaaaaagagaaaaggaaggGAAACAACAATTTTCTGAGCagtctatttttctttttaatttaattgatattGTAATATGCAAAAACCAACTTAAGGATTGtttcttttgttgattttatttcTGTTTTTGGGCAAATGCAGTTGGTTTCTGAAGAGGGTGCTCAGCCATCAGATCTGTCACGTGAAGCTGGAAAAGTTGTTGAACCtttaatatatgataataatGGTCCCAGTCTTCAACAGGTACTAGTTCCAAGGACCAACTTATAggtttattattatcatttaatAATAAGAATCATCTGTTCCTTTATCACTCTTTAATGTAATTTCTGAAACTCTCCTTAAAAGGGCAGAGAAACCAAGGAGATTGATGATAATCTGTTTTCCTACTTTTGACACATGTTTAATTGCAGGTTGATAGAGTTCTGGCATGTCGAGTGCAAGATGATAATATTAGTTGTTTGCATGATATCCCTGGAATAAATGCAAATGACCCAGCATTGATAGATTCAGCAAGAGAGGAATTAAATGATGGAAAACCCAGCGGTGATGTGCCCGTAGTTGAGGTTggtatagaatattcaggcagTGGCTCTCAAGAAACTTTGGACATTCCCGATAAAGGAAAAAGCTCAAAGGATGATACCAGCAAGGATGAAATGCATGTGTACAGAAGATCAAGTAGCATAGAATGCAAGGAAGGAACTGGCACAGTAAAGGAAGACTCTCAAGGTTCAGTATCTGAAGGTGCAATCAACAACAACGAAGAAGACATTGCTGTGAATGCTGATGATTCTCTGGCTAATACGCAGAATACTTCTGGAGAAAGCAACGATTCCactgaaaagaaatataatgacAAAGCCAAGTCGAAGGATGATGTCACATCTGGGACTCATGAAGTTGGAACTGCCAAGGGAAAAGATGAAATGATTACAACAGATACCACCTCTTTCAAGAAAAGTGAGGAGACTGTCTTGGCTAAACCATCAACCTCCAACAACGTAAATGTTGTCTATGAATATCTTGTTAAGTGGGTTGGCAAATCAAATATTCACAACTCTTGGATCCCAGAGTCTCAATTGAAAATTCTGGCAAAAAGAAAGCTGGACAACTACAAGGCAAAGTATGGGACAgcaacaataaatatttgtgatgAACAGTGGAAGCTGCCTCAGCGAATTATTGCAACTCGGCCTGGCACGAGTGGTTCAGATGAAGTGTTTGTGAGATGGACAGGTCTTCCTTATGATGAATGTACCTGGGAAAAAATAGAGGAACCTGTGATTGCAAAATCATCTCATTTGATTGATCAGTTTAATCAGTTTGAATCCCAAGCATTAGCTAGAAATGCTACCAAGGATGATATGGTGAGAAAGAGGAAAGAACGCCATAAAAATGATATAGTTACTCTGACAGAGCAGCCTAAAGAACTGGGAGGCTCATTATTTCCACATCAAATGGAAGCCTTAAATTGGTTGCGCAAGTGCTGGCATAAATCCAAAAATGTTATTCTTGCCGACGAGATGGGACTTGGGAAGACAATATCAGCTTCTGCTTTCTTATCATCATTGTATACCGAGTTCAATGCTGCACTTCCTTCTCTAGTTTTGGTTCCTCTGTCCACAATGCCAAATTGGATGGCAGAGTTTCAGTTATGGGCTCCACACCTAAATGTTGTAGAATACCATGGGACTGCTAAAGCAAGAGCTGTGATTCGTCAATTTGAATGGCATTCAAGGAATCAAAGTGACCTGAATAAGAGGTCTACTTCATACAAGTTCAATGTTCTTTTGACTACATATGAAATGGTTCTCGTTGATTCCACTTATCTGCGTGGGATCCCATGGGAAGTTCTTGTCGTTGATGAGGGACACCGTCTTAAGAATTCTAGTAGTAAACTCTTTAGCATGCTCAACACATTTTCTTTCCAGCATCGAGTTCTATTGACTGGTACTCCTCTTCAGAACAACATTGGCGAGATGTACAACTTACTAAACTTTTTGCAGCCATCGTCATTTCCTTCACTATTGTCATTTGAGGAGAAGTTTAATGATCTTACAACAGCCGAAAAGGTGGAAGAATTGAAAAAGCTTGTCGCTCCGCATATGCTTCGCAGGCTGAAAAAAGATGCCATGCAAAATATTCCTCCTAAAACTGAACGAATGGTTCCTGTTGAGTTATCTTCTATCCAGGCAGAATATTACCGTGCAATGCTTACAAAGAACTATCAGCTTCTTCGCAACATCGGGAAAGGAATTGCACAGCAATCAATGCTGAATATCGTTATGCAGTTAAGAAAAGTTTGCAACCATCCTTATCTTATACCAGGAACTGAGCCTGAATCTGGTTCAGTGGAATTTCTTCATGAAATGAGAATAAAGGCTTCTGGTAAACTGACTCTTCTGCACTCTATGCTCAAAAGTTTGCATAAAGAAGGTCACAGAGTCCTTATATTTTCACAGATGACTAAGCTTCTAGATATTCTGGAGGATTATTTGGCAATTGAATTTGGGCAAAAAACATATGAGAGAGTTGATGGCTCTGTTGCTGTGGCTGATCGTCAAGCAGCAATAGCACGGTTTAATCAGGACAAAAGCCGATTCGTCTTCTTATTGTCAACACGCTCTTGTGGCCTGGGGATCAATTTGGCTACTGCAGATACTGTTATTATCTATGACTCTGACTTCAATCCACATGCAGATATCCAGGCAATGAACCGGGCTCATCGTATTGGACAGTCGAAGAGACTTCTAGTGTACCGGCTAGTAGTCCGTGCCAGTGTTGAAGAACGGATACTTCAGCTTGCTAAGAGGAAGTTGATGCTTGATCAGCTATTTGTGAACAAATCAGGGTCCCAAAAGGAGGTTGAGGACATCCTTCGATGGGGAACAGAAGAACTTTTTAGTGATTCCTCTAGCATGGCAGAGAAAGATGCTGTTGAAAACTCCAGCAATAAAGATGAGACAGTTCCTGAAGTAGAGCATAAGCGCAAGAGGACTGGTAGCCTTGGTGATGTGTAT
The Solanum stenotomum isolate F172 chromosome 12, ASM1918654v1, whole genome shotgun sequence DNA segment above includes these coding regions:
- the LOC125849460 gene encoding protein CHROMATIN REMODELING 4; amino-acid sequence: MMKENGSPSSKMLNRNWVLKRKRRKLPSGPDVSNGKEKASKPLDLPSSDSPKCRVKNEITSSRSSSKKKGNDGYYYECVVCDLGGNLLCCESCPRTYHIQCLDPPLKRIPTGKWECPTCYQKNDTHESVNPLDMVSKRARTKVTGGKAKNENKPSGISKVSLIFESSIPGKKRSSGKERTPLSHLSQMEKLGNFSNDVPCDIEPSDHSRDGAADGSSLHIGVDKEKEVPPADTPVEKEVPPSDTTAEKGVPSADTPLEKPSSSMNDATPFLNMTDSKTNDKASEKKPDLPSSDRSPVGEPVAVSEAASRKDRKRKPNFYNIDSQNKSRTDKGKRVADNTKKSGSKPSKLQKKRKRVNHQPSVSASNRDGRDTVETQLKDELVSEEGAQPSDLSREAGKVVEPLIYDNNGPSLQQVDRVLACRVQDDNISCLHDIPGINANDPALIDSAREELNDGKPSGDVPVVEVGIEYSGSGSQETLDIPDKGKSSKDDTSKDEMHVYRRSSSIECKEGTGTVKEDSQGSVSEGAINNNEEDIAVNADDSLANTQNTSGESNDSTEKKYNDKAKSKDDVTSGTHEVGTAKGKDEMITTDTTSFKKSEETVLAKPSTSNNVNVVYEYLVKWVGKSNIHNSWIPESQLKILAKRKLDNYKAKYGTATINICDEQWKLPQRIIATRPGTSGSDEVFVRWTGLPYDECTWEKIEEPVIAKSSHLIDQFNQFESQALARNATKDDMVRKRKERHKNDIVTLTEQPKELGGSLFPHQMEALNWLRKCWHKSKNVILADEMGLGKTISASAFLSSLYTEFNAALPSLVLVPLSTMPNWMAEFQLWAPHLNVVEYHGTAKARAVIRQFEWHSRNQSDLNKRSTSYKFNVLLTTYEMVLVDSTYLRGIPWEVLVVDEGHRLKNSSSKLFSMLNTFSFQHRVLLTGTPLQNNIGEMYNLLNFLQPSSFPSLLSFEEKFNDLTTAEKVEELKKLVAPHMLRRLKKDAMQNIPPKTERMVPVELSSIQAEYYRAMLTKNYQLLRNIGKGIAQQSMLNIVMQLRKVCNHPYLIPGTEPESGSVEFLHEMRIKASGKLTLLHSMLKSLHKEGHRVLIFSQMTKLLDILEDYLAIEFGQKTYERVDGSVAVADRQAAIARFNQDKSRFVFLLSTRSCGLGINLATADTVIIYDSDFNPHADIQAMNRAHRIGQSKRLLVYRLVVRASVEERILQLAKRKLMLDQLFVNKSGSQKEVEDILRWGTEELFSDSSSMAEKDAVENSSNKDETVPEVEHKRKRTGSLGDVYKDKCTKGSTMIVWDENAIMKLLDRSNLQSESPDNNEAELENDMLGSVKSLEWNEDGAEEQAGIASDMVVSEDTCVQNVEKKEDNLASSSEENEWDKLLRVRWEKYQSEEEAALGRGKRLRKAISYREAYASHPNETLTENAVEGEPVPVPEPEREYSQAGRALKEKYAKLRAKQKERLARRNAIEASGPMEEQAGREFLCHLLPPQAHYVNLMNVPSQHREEKHVAMNLENNSRLKSSETQKNMGDSTLRLGKLKHKVNDNIDLPSGGHPHADIPQSSNHAQDMSYIKSVDKQLLPILGLCAPNAHQVEAPQRNLSRSNVRQHRHGLGLEFPTIAPPPELSTEMVAKGFPQRFRFPDLPLDPSQQPPKNSLPDSYLPFNPHPRPVMRERGSAGNLQNSCATSYDIQDRTVLPKPFDKPLLPRYPFPAMNMPRPPSALFPNLSLGSRDVNGSVREHPVLPFLPNLKFPPHDAPRFNLQEQEMPPVQGLGHMAPSSSSFPENHWKVLENIMLRTGLGSGNLLKRRNKLDVWSEDELDCLWIGVRRHGRGNWDAMLRDTKLKFSKYRIPEDLSIRWEEEQLKIMDGPALPAPKPSKPTKVGKSGLFSGISDGMMARALHGCKLNEQFLPTHLTDMKLGFRDLPSSFPHLEPPERLGLNSKHISHLPTPSADKYRVNIPRDLNAGPSDRLGAPSSFVTESPFLLNSSGSSSLGPLGLGCQNRFALQKENDDGASRFVNLPSLLDRSLNISHDSHNNVGGGESSNYPSLPVLDKGQKVSQSKGKEVVECGSLKNKLPHWLREAVNIPVKLPEPDLPPTVSAIAQSVRMLYGEENPSIPPFVIPSPPPSQPRDPRLSLKKKKKKKKHGLQVMRQFPIDFAGTIDVQGSSVHGETMAGTSSLQDPAFPLLSRVMARTSGLPSNEANLNMLPPSVIVNPSTSTFPLMKTSSGLSPSPEVLRLVASCVSPGPPIATSSSFLGNMVPLPKSVDQVASSDTQDSHEKQETDQTSAPSTLGPFQAEKKVETNSRDSSKTQSDSARPRQEDVEELSSEGTVSDHQEDDREP